One Carettochelys insculpta isolate YL-2023 chromosome 1, ASM3395843v1, whole genome shotgun sequence genomic window, AATGGGAACATGGAAATGCAGGGGTAGACTTTTGCCAAACCTTTGTGTGAAGGAGGAGAAGAAACTGGGGATGTAAAAGGCTAAGATGGCACAGATGTGGGAGGTACAGGTCCCTAAAGTCTTGAGCCGGGCCTCCTTAGTGGGCAGCCTGAAGACAGCCCTGAGGATCTGGAAATAGGATATGGTGATAAAAAAAATGTCCACACATTTCCCAGAGAATAGCACAAAGAGGCCGTAGTAACTACTGATGCTGGTGTCAccacaggccagcttcaccaTGTAGATGTgatcacagtgtgtgtgtgggagaacaTTAGTTCTACAGTATAGCCACCTTCTCAGCAAGAAGGGATAGGGAAATATAATCATGATGCCACGCAACGCCGCAGCCAGGCCAATCCTGGCCACCACAGGGTTAgtcaggatggtggaatgtctcaggggatggcagatggccacatagcgatcaaaagccatggctAGGAAGATTCCAGACTCCATCACAGCGAAGCAGTGAACGAAGAACACCTGTAGAATGCAAGCATTGAAATCG contains:
- the LOC142007304 gene encoding olfactory receptor 52M1-like — translated: MSHSNTTEFINPSTIILLGIPGLEAAYVWLSIPFCIMYIIIILGNFFILFIVKIEPSLHEPMYYFLCMLAVTDLVLSSSTLPKMLIIFWFNSREIDFNACILQVFFVHCFAVMESGIFLAMAFDRYVAICHPLRHSTILTNPVVARIGLAAALRGIMIIFPYPFLLRRWLYCRTNVLPHTHCDHIYMVKLACGDTSISSYYGLFVLFSGKCVDIFFITISYFQILRAVFRLPTKEARLKTLGTCTSHICAILAFYIPSFFSSFTQRFGKSLPLHFHVPIANIYLLVPPMLNPIIYGVRSKQMRERLLRLFNCASKS